The following coding sequences lie in one Primulina huaijiensis isolate GDHJ02 chromosome 2, ASM1229523v2, whole genome shotgun sequence genomic window:
- the LOC140961707 gene encoding 1-aminocyclopropane-1-carboxylate oxidase 5-like — protein sequence MAIPVIDFSKLNGDERSKTLAQIANCCQDWGFFQLINHGISEDLLERVKKVASECYEFEREPGFKNSKPVNLLKELVEKKSDDSLVENVDWEDVFLLSDDNHDEWPSKTPGFKETMKEYRAELKKLAFKVMEAMDENLGLPKGYINKAFNGGEEEEEENLAFFGTKVSHYPPCPHPDKVNGLRAHTDAGGVILLFQDDVVNGLQILKDGVWIDVQPIQNAIVINTGDQIEVLSNGKYKSVWHRVLALPEGNRRSIASFYNPSYKATIEPAKELVLAEKKLNVENSAKYPKFVFRDYMSVYAEQKFLPKEPRFQAVKAV from the exons ATGGCGATACCTGTAATTGATTTCTCAAAACTCAATGGAGATGAGAGATCCAAAACCTTGGCTCAAATTGCCAATTGCTGCCAAGACTGGGGATTCTTTCAG TTGATCAACCATGGAATCTCTGAGGATCTCCTGGAGAGGGTGAAGAAGGTTGCTTCTGAATGTTACGAGTTTGAAAGGGAGCCTGGCTTCAAGAATTCGAAACCGGTGAACCTGCTGAAGGAATTGGTTGAGAAGAAAAGTGATGACAGTTTAGTAGAAAATGTTGATTGGGAGGATGTGTTCTTGCTCTCAGATGATAATCATGATGAATGGCCTTCAAAAACACCTGGTTTCAA GGAAACCATGAAGGAATACCGAGCTGAACTGAAGAAACTGGCGTTCAAAGTGATGGAAGCAATGGACGAGAACTTAGGCCTGCCAAAAGGGTACATCAACAAGGCGTTCAACggtggagaagaagaagaggaggagAACTTGGCCTTTTTCGGGACAAAGGTGAGCCACTACCCACCGTGCCCTCACCCAGATAAGGTCAACGGCCTCCGAGCCCACACAGATGCCGGAGGCGTGATCTTACTCTTCCAAGACGACGTAGTGAACGGCCTTCAAATCCTAAAAGATGGGGTTTGGATCGACGTGCAGCCGATCCAAAACGCCATAGTGATCAACACAGGTGATCAGATTGAAGTGTTGAGCAATGGCAAGTACAAGAGTGTCTGGCATCGGGTTTTGGCATTGCCTGAGGGGAACAGGAGATCGATTGCCTCGTTTTACAACCCATCTTATAAGGCCACCATTGAACCTGCGAAGGAATTGGTGCTGGCTGAGAAGAAATTAAATGTGGAGAATTCGGCCAAGTATCCCAAGTTCGTGTTCAGGGACTACATGTCTGTTTATGCTGAACAAAAGTTCTTGCCTAAAGAGCCAAGGTTCCAAGCAGTGAAAGCAGTATAA